The Culex pipiens pallens isolate TS chromosome 2, TS_CPP_V2, whole genome shotgun sequence DNA window ttgtaaattgtaaattgtaaattgtaaattgtaaattgtaaattgtaaattgtaaattgaaaattgtaaattgtaaattgtaaattgtaaattgtaaattgtaaattgtaaattgtaaattgtaaattgtaaattgtaaattgtaaattgtaaattgtaaattgtaaattgtaaattgtaaattgtaaattgtaaattgtaaattgtaaattgtaaattgtaaattgtaaattgtaaattgtaaattgtaaattgtaaattgtaaattgtaaattgtaaattgtaaattgtaaattgtaaattgtaaattgtaaattgtaaattgtaaattgtaaattgtaaattgtaaattgtaaattgtaaattgtaaattgtaaattgtaaattgtaaattgtaaattgtaaattgtaaattgtaaattgtaaattgtaaattgtaaattgtaaattgtaaattgtaaattgtaaattgtaaattgtaaattgtaaattgtaaattgtaaattgtaaattgtaaattgtaaattgtaaattgtaaattgtaaattgtaaattgtaaattgtaaattgtaaattgtaaattgtaaattgtaaattgtaaattgtgttTTTTCAGAACAAGCGTAACAaaactcaacatttttgaagctGATGTCAGTAAACGGTAAGAGTTGGATCAATTTGGTAAAGTGCAAACGCTCGCTAGACCTTCGCTTGCCATTTAGTCGATCGTGAACTTCCAAGGAACGAACACACAGTGAATCCAAGCCTGATGTATTCAACGTTGTTACTTAACTCGCTGGTTCTGCTGATAGGCCTAGGTTCGGACATaattgttttttcaatattaagtTGCAAAATaagcttaatttaaattttcacagcATCAGCCAAAAGAATTTCAGAACTCAGTAAGTATCTCTGTTTCCTTTGTTAAGATTATTCCAACAGAAGAACTTCTTTGAAACAGATTGCCAGAACTACGCAGATAAAAACATAAGGTTCTCGTGGGCTGCTCCCCTGGTCATCGACCCGGAACCGATCCCCCTCAAAGCTCCCAACTGTTCGGACAGCATCGATCTGATCGTTAACGGAGAGGAAGCCGCCAAAGGGGAGTTTCCCCATCAAGCTGTGCTCGGGTACGCCAGCAACGAAACGGGCCACATTGGTGGGTATCAGTTCCGGTGTGGAGGATCGCTGATTAGTGAGCGATTCGTGCTGACGGCTGCTCACTGTGGACCGCCGCAGGTTGTACGATTGGGAGTATTTGATTTGAGGGAGATAGGAGATGGACAGATCTTCGATGTGGCCACGTTCTACAAACACCTAAATTATTCGATGAACGCATCGTACGACGATATTGCACTGGTGAGGATTACACGAGATGTTTTGTTCACCTCCCACGTAAGACCGGCGTGTTTGTGGACCAATACGGCCTTGAATCTAACCACGGTGATTGCGACCGGTTTTGGCAACTTAGATTTCGGTAAAGTTACTAGTTTCGATACAAACTGGTTATTCTTCCATCAAAAATTTCGTTGCAGCTTATGAAAGTTCGAACCACCTGATGAAGGTGCGTCTTCAAATCAAAGAGAGGGAATCCTGTGTGAAAAAGTTTaagtttcaaagaaaatttcgaCTTGGCATCCAAAACAAGCAGCTGTGCATTGGAAGTCAGCAGAACGGGACGGACACCTGCCAGGGGGATTCCGGAGGACCGATCCAGACCATTACGGACCCCAAGTCGTGCATGTACCACGTCGTGGGAGTGACCTCAACCGGTGCTAGTTGTGGAGGAGGAAAGgcggacaacgtttacatccAGGTGGCAAGCTATCTGGACTGGATTGAGCGCATCGTGTGGTTGGGAGAGCGTGCTTGACGAACTTGAAGATTTTAGAAACTTTAGAGTAACCCTGTTTCACTTTGCGGATGATCCGAACTCCTTTCAAATTCACTAGCTCAGTCAGCTGCTGACGCTCTTGGTGAAAGCATCATGCTTGCTACAGCTATCACCGTTCGTCTGTTGCTCTATCTAGTCTTTGCATTGGACGGCATCATCTCGGGTATGATGATTCATTTTGCGTACGTTATCAGCTTGATTACCCGACCTTTTCATTCCCAGCCTCAACGCAACGAGTAGCAGAGCGAAGTAAGTTGATCAAATTGAATTCAAACCGAATATCAACTTTTCTGTCTCGTAGAATGTCAGGAATTCCTCGCAAAGAACACCAAAACAACACTGTCGATACCGCTGTCCCTGCACGCCGAGATAATAACCTTGATCTCGCGCAACTGCTCGGACAGCGTCGATCTGATCATCAACGGTGAGGAAGCGGCCCGGGGGGAGTTCCCGCACCAGGCGTTGCTCGGATATCCCGTGAATGGTACCGCCAAGCGGCACGAGTTCCGCTGTGGAGGATCGCTGATCAGCGAGCGGTTCGTGCTGACCGCGGCCCACTGTGGAACTCCGAGGGTGGTTCGGTTGGGCGAGCACAGCTTGAGCGAGGTTGACGGCGAGGAGGACGTTGAGGTGGAAGCGTTCATCAAGCATCCGAACTATACGGTGAAGGCGTCGTATCACGACATTGCGGTTGTCAAGTTGGTTGAGCAGGTTGAGTTCGACTACTACGTGCGTCCGGCCTGCCTGTGGACCAGTGTTCCGTTGAACTTGAGCTCGGTGATCGCGACCGGGTTTGGGGTGACGGAGTATGGTAAGGTTTTCCTAGATCTTCATCTAAACTGTGAGTGACGAGGTTTATGTTTTAGCTGGCAACACGTCCGACGtgctaatgaaggttcgactgcaGCTACGGGACAGATCTTCGTGTGCGGAAAAGTTCGAGTTTGAGCGAAAGTTCAAGCTTGGAGTGCGCGAGGAGCAACTGTGCGTGGGAAGTCAGAAGGACGGTAAGGACACCTGCCAGGGAGATTCCGGTGGACCGATCCAGGTCGTTACGGACGGTCGGACGTGCATGTACCACATCGTTGGAGTCACCTCGCTGGGGATGTCTTGCGGGATTGGCAAGGCGGAGAACATCTATACCCAGGTGGCGAGCTATCTGGACTGGATCGAGGACACCGTGTGGCCAGGGGAGAGAAGGACTGCTCCCCAAATGTTCCCTGACCATGTGATATACTTTCCAGAGGATGATTATGACTAATTTAACAATATACAATCATACAAAGCTTCAACATAAAGCGTTTTATTTACCGATCAATATTCGTCATCATCTTCGTACAGCTCGCGCTGTCCCGGCCACACCGTATCCTCGATCCAGTCCAGATAGCTGGCCACCTGGGTGTAAATGTTCTCAGCCTTGCCGGCGCCACAGCTCGTGCCCACGGAGGTCACCCCAACGATGTGGTACATGCACGTCTTGGGATCCGTTACGGTCTGGATCGGTCCTCCGGAATCACCCTGACAGGTGTCCTTACCGTCCTTCTGACTTCCCACGCAAAGCTGCCCGTCAAGAACGCCCTGCTTGAACCGTCTATCGAATTCGAACTTTTCCTGGCAGGATGCCTTCGGCATAAACGCCAGCCGTACCTTCATCAGAACATTCGAACCGCTACCagctaaaacaaaataaactttcaaTCAAGAATCTTTACTCAAACCCAAAAGTAACCCACCAAACTTGGTATGCCCAAACCCGGTCGCGATCACCGTTGATATATTCAACTCCGTACTGGTCCACAAACAAGCAGGTcgtacaaaattgtaaaattcaacACCCCTAACCAACTTCACCAGCGCAATATCATTATACGAAGCCTTCACCGTATAACCGGGATGCTTGTAGAACGCGCCCACCTCAATGTCCTCCTCGTCCTCTTCGTCGCTCAAGCTGTGCTCGCCCAACCGAACCACCCTCGGAGTCCCGCAGTGGGCCGCCGTCAGCACGAACCGATCGCTGATCAGCGATCCTCCACACCGGAACTCGTACCCGTCGCGGCCGTCCGAATAGCCCAGCAGTGCCTGGTGCGGGAATTCTCCCCGGCCCGCCTCCTCACCGTTCACGATCAGATCGACGCTGTCCGAGCAGTTGACGGTCGTTACGACGAAAATGTCCGGGTTGAGCGTGAGCGCGGCGCCCATCGTGCGCCGGCTGTTTTGCTCCAGATATTGCTGGCATTCTTGAGGGGGGAAAGCGGAAACACTTCAAACTTTCTCAAACAACATCTTGAACAACTTGAACTTACTCAACTCCGAAACGCGAAGAGCCACCGAGACTGTAAAAAATAAGTCAAAGCGATTACATTCCAAGAATTGATTTGCATCTTAAGTTTCAGACTAACCTCGACCGTTCAAAAGCACTGAAGCTGCTAGTAAGGGTAGAAGTAACTTGAGCATCGTTGTTGTGGCGTGATCGCTGAAGGTTCACGGCAGACTGAGCGCTGATAAGTGTACGAATGCTGTGTAACCGGTTTGAGGCGTTACTAAGTTAGCGGTTTTCAACTGGGAGAGTTATGCGGTATAAGCAACGGTTTGAACCGGTTAAGGTGAATCTTGACGTTATCGCAACACTTTCTTTGCATGAAATATTGTTTGCATCTCAAACGCCCAAACAAATTTGCAGGAAATAATTATTAACACAAGTCTTTATAAAGCTGTTTTAAGCCTGTTGTACAaaacgaatttatttattttttaaattgtttacattcaTGGGATAGATTTCCATCTAATATTTATCAAATCAATTATGTCAACTTCAGACAGATTAAACAGCTAATTTCTCGATTCAATTAGCTAAAATTTCAGCTCTGTTGTTGTTCAgctcattttttcttttttttgtcttttttgtctatttttgccttttttgtgtcatttttttgaaaattttatggctattttttgttatttttttgtatatttttttgtttgtttttgtctactattttttgtcttttttattgcttttttcctttttttttcctttttttgtcagttttttgttaatttttttcttatttgtctatttttggtcttttttttttgtttattttttgtcaatttttcgcaattttttttgtgatttttttgttttgttttttgtattttttatgtaaattttttgtatttttttttattttaaaatttgtagtaattgttttgtgtaatttttttgtcatttttttgtattttttttttgttaacgataaaacaACAGTTCTATCTTTATCGTCGGGACGagaacgataatctatcgttatcgttattttgatcattttccggcgataatcttatcgccgataatagacaataacttatttttaaaatctttctaaactCGACTTTTCTCATCTAAATCGTGTTAAATGTTTAATGCTTTCACCAAGAAagtatgttttgaaaatttagtaagcttcaataaataaacgctcaaaattattcacaaaataccgtatttttttgaaagtactcacattttaattatttgcaatatgggtatcaaaggaAGCAacatttgtttgcttttttaccttagagattttttttaaatactaaaattttcacaaaatgccgtatttttcaaaactactcaaaatttcaaaattcacaaaggaagcgaaattttgaatgcattttcactttattattgtttttgtaaatcaaatattgCATATTATGTAAACTTCAGTACCTTGGAAAACAAGATAttcttttagtatttttcaaaaaaaaaaaaactcttatgaaGTGAaagagcatacaaaattttgcttcatttgataccaatattgcaaatttgcaaaaaattagtactttcgaaaatcatggttttttgtgaaaatttttgtattaaaaaaacaattatgagatgaaaaagcttacaaaatgttgcctattttgcaaatttaaaaaaaaacgttttgcggaaaaacgatattttgtgaatatttcggaattcgaaaaacaaaactctaaaaaagcaTACAGAATTTcgctttgatacccatattgcaaatttagaatttgagtattttcgaaaaaataaggtgaaaattttagtatttttcagaaaaattttaatgatgtgaaaaagcatacaaaaaaatcgtttcgtttgaaaccaatattgcaaatttaaaaatatttgaatattttcttcaaaatacggtattttgtgaaaatttaagaatttttcaaaaaatacttgatGAATTAATAACGCGAACAAAATTCCGCTTCGTTTGACCTTATTGTACCAAtactgcaaatttttaaaatttgaatattttcgaataaaacgatattttgtgaaaaatgttgtacagtccagactcaattatcagaaggcctcggaaaaatttcacttcgtataatcaaaacttcggataatcgaatcacgaaaaaaaatcttttcactgtcttatttttgattgtcgagcttaggtatgactacgctaaagtgatttacattttttaaatccaagatggcgtccaatatggcggtgacgaaatattgacaaaatgcattttattttttaaaaagcaataaactattcaaaattgactaaaatgtggtcgcagaactcgaatttgacgtcccgggcagacggtaataacaaaattcatgccatttcaataacaaattgtgttaaaataacagaaagtgttatggaatcttcctgaaaagtccatttttgcataagggtttaataacagtttatgttatcatagcaaaatttgttattgatctgatattgattgaaagccaaaacaactttggaataacattttttgttattgaagaataactccaactgttattgggatgatcggattagttgttaaaataacaaaaaataataacaaagatttgttcgaagaatacctaaaaatgttattagtctgttattacaataacaatccaataacaaaaaaatcaaaacgacgaataacaaatcttgttataaataacataaaatgttattggcctagtattttcaaatatcaaaaaatgttattcccaggtTATTCCaggtttaaaacaagaaaaaaatatcttgttcgtgattcgattatccgaagtcccatacaaaccttcggataatcgaacttcggataatcgaaacttcggataatcgaggcttcggataatcgagtctggactgtattttcaaaataaatctctttttttgtcttttttgtcttttttgtctttttttatcatttttgtcttgctaaatttacagttttagtAACTGGTTGAAACTtgggttttcaaaaaactttaaactgTCAAATTATTAAAGTACATtgtaaatcataaaatatttatGTAAAAATGGTAAAACCTTGTCTTTTCAACTACTCACCATTCTCCTTCCACTCCTCAACGCCGTAATCTCCCACCATCATCGGGTCGAGCTTTTTGTTGGCTTTCCGTCCTGATGAAGGGTTGTCATATTTGTTGTAGTTTTtccaaagaaaacaaaacgaaacgaaacaacGATAAAATATGATTAATGAATTGATCGGTTATCTTGTCCAGGACACGGCACTCGTTATATCTCGCAGGACAATCGCTACTTTCTTAAGAACTCCACTCCACTGTCACACTTTCGTTAGCGTTAGCGTTTTTAGGAAAGGGTTTTCCGGTCAACAAAGCGATTCCCATTTTCTTCCAGCTAAGCTAATATTGATTGTTATCGACACCTCTCTCTTTGTTGAGTGGGCGAAAGGAGGGAGAAAGAGATTTTTCCAGCTGAGCGCCGCcgattgaaaattatgattggCAGTTTGGGATTCTTCGCTTTATTTGACTTGGCTGGAAAGTGAAAGTGGTGTCACCTCCCCCGCAACTTCCTCCTACTCGAACCTTGAAATTTATTGATAACGATGACGTAAATTTTGGGTTGGCGTcacttgaagaaaattttatcgCAGACGAAATCGAAAGCAAAAGTTGTAATGATGGAGGGCGTGAAAAACAATGACAGAGAAGTTGAATTTAGGAAGATTTGAGATTTGGGTTAGAGTTGgcgttagagttagagttagagttagagttagagttagagttagagttagagttagagttagagttagagttagagttagagttagagttagagttagagttagagttagagttagagttagagttagagttagagttagagttagagttagagttagagttagagttagagttagagttagagttagagttagagttagagttagagttagagttagagttagagttagagttagagttagagttagagttagagttagagttagagttagagttagagttagagttagagttagagttagagttagagttagagttagagttagagttagagttagagttagagttagagttagagttagagttagagttagagttagagttagagttagagttagagttagagttagagttagagtccCAAGTAGCAATGcgcaacatgctaaaaatgactaagttttttttaagttgcatCTAGGGATCAGAAATCAAAACTGCAACAATCTTGCACAATATGTAACAATTATGTTTCAACAACGTTTCCTCGTTGGAGCATCTTTTTTGGAAACGGAATTCACGCTCTTCAAGTTATCGCTTTTGCGATGTTTCGGCAAcataataataacaatatttttgaacatcGGGGTGACAACCGCTCGTCgcgtgtttttgatttttttttctgtttttacgtGTCCTGCGGAATATTTCCCTCAGCACCATATAGCTCGGTTCATAAGCCAACGGTACAG harbors:
- the LOC120420977 gene encoding serine protease snake-like; this translates as MKVRLQIKERESCVKKFKFQRKFRLGIQNKQLCIGSQQNGTDTCQGDSGGPIQTITDPKSCMYHVVGVTSTGASCGGGKADNVYIQVASYLDWIERIVWLGERA
- the LOC120420973 gene encoding serine protease snake-like is translated as MLATAITVRLLLYLVFALDGIISASTQRVAERKCQEFLAKNTKTTLSIPLSLHAEIITLISRNCSDSVDLIINGEEAARGEFPHQALLGYPVNGTAKRHEFRCGGSLISERFVLTAAHCGTPRVVRLGEHSLSEVDGEEDVEVEAFIKHPNYTVKASYHDIAVVKLVEQVEFDYYVRPACLWTSVPLNLSSVIATGFGVTEYAGNTSDVLMKVRLQLRDRSSCAEKFEFERKFKLGVREEQLCVGSQKDGKDTCQGDSGGPIQVVTDGRTCMYHIVGVTSLGMSCGIGKAENIYTQVASYLDWIEDTVWPGERRTAPQMFPDHVIYFPEDDYD
- the LOC120420974 gene encoding serine protease snake-like encodes the protein MLKLLLPLLAASVLLNGRVSVALRVSELKCQQYLEQNSRRTMGAALTLNPDIFVVTTVNCSDSVDLIVNGEEAGRGEFPHQALLGYSDGRDGYEFRCGGSLISDRFVLTAAHCGTPRVVRLGEHSLSDEEDEEDIEVGAFYKHPGYTVKASYNDIALVKLVRGVEFYNFVRPACLWTSTELNISTVIATGFGHTKFAGSGSNVLMKVRLAFMPKASCQEKFEFDRRFKQGVLDGQLCVGSQKDGKDTCQGDSGGPIQTVTDPKTCMYHIVGVTSVGTSCGAGKAENIYTQVASYLDWIEDTVWPGQRELYEDDDEY